The following coding sequences are from one Natrarchaeobaculum sulfurireducens window:
- a CDS encoding four-helix bundle copper-binding protein: MAVQQIEHADDHMQECIDNCLEAAQVCEWCADACADEEGMARCIRLCRDVADVASLHARWLARNSGYHEQLGELCADLYEECAEECAQHDDDHCQACAEILPNCAESCREMAST; this comes from the coding sequence ATGGCAGTACAACAGATCGAACACGCCGACGACCACATGCAGGAGTGTATCGACAACTGTCTCGAGGCCGCGCAGGTCTGTGAGTGGTGTGCTGACGCCTGTGCCGACGAGGAGGGGATGGCTCGGTGCATCCGACTCTGTCGGGACGTCGCCGACGTGGCGTCGCTGCACGCCCGCTGGCTGGCTCGCAACTCCGGCTATCACGAGCAACTGGGCGAACTCTGTGCCGACCTCTATGAGGAGTGTGCCGAGGAGTGCGCCCAGCACGACGACGACCACTGCCAGGCCTGTGCCGAGATCCTGCCGAACTGTGCCGAGAGCTGTCGCGAGATGGCCTCGACCTAA
- a CDS encoding universal stress protein — translation MYDTVLIPTDGSEPAARAVEQGLEIADRFDATLHVLYAADLDDRTPLDISSSQAAESMREYGQQLTGGVAEQAPAGLEVVRAVEEGDPREVILEYVDEHDIDVVVMGTHGRRGLDKLLLGSVTEHVMRNVTCSVLVTRAEPGEEPVDNASAAIDAARTALESADDVDADGLELEGQPHEMGGYWIVHAETPERSFNVHISRATGTARIADVTDE, via the coding sequence ATGTACGACACCGTATTGATTCCGACCGACGGAAGCGAACCTGCCGCCCGCGCGGTCGAACAGGGACTCGAGATCGCCGACCGATTCGACGCCACGTTGCACGTGCTGTACGCCGCCGACCTCGACGACCGGACGCCACTCGACATCTCCTCGAGTCAGGCCGCCGAGTCGATGCGCGAGTACGGCCAGCAGCTTACCGGCGGCGTCGCCGAGCAAGCGCCCGCAGGCCTCGAGGTCGTTCGGGCAGTCGAGGAGGGCGACCCGCGAGAAGTGATCCTCGAGTACGTCGACGAGCACGACATCGACGTCGTCGTGATGGGGACCCATGGCCGGCGGGGGCTCGACAAACTCCTGTTAGGCAGCGTCACCGAACACGTGATGCGAAACGTCACGTGTTCTGTTCTCGTGACACGCGCCGAGCCGGGCGAAGAGCCGGTCGATAACGCCAGCGCCGCCATCGACGCAGCCAGAACGGCCCTCGAGTCGGCCGATGACGTCGACGCAGACGGCCTCGAACTCGAGGGCCAGCCACACGAGATGGGTGGCTACTGGATCGTCCACGCGGAGACGCCCGAGCGATCGTTCAACGTCCACATCTCGCGGGCGACCGGCACGGCCCGGATCGCAGACGTCACCGACGAGTGA
- a CDS encoding universal stress protein — protein MDDSVPFTVETVLAPVDGSDESVTALEYAVAVADRYDASVHALFVLGRGVIQGMNAGTVDEADVATNTREFFDGVRQIAAESDVPLITSVDDGFSQSIKTRHPGNVVLDTADLVDADFIILPRESVTDTSADVLEQAAGYVLSYASQPVLSV, from the coding sequence ATGGACGATAGCGTGCCGTTTACCGTCGAGACCGTACTCGCGCCGGTCGACGGCAGCGACGAATCCGTTACCGCCCTCGAGTACGCCGTCGCGGTCGCCGATCGGTACGACGCGTCGGTTCACGCCCTGTTCGTACTCGGTCGGGGCGTCATCCAGGGTATGAACGCCGGTACGGTCGACGAGGCCGACGTGGCGACGAACACTCGGGAGTTCTTCGACGGCGTCAGACAGATTGCAGCCGAATCAGACGTTCCGCTGATAACCTCCGTCGACGACGGCTTCTCACAGAGCATCAAGACGCGACATCCGGGGAACGTCGTCCTCGATACGGCTGATCTCGTCGATGCCGATTTCATCATCCTGCCGCGCGAGTCGGTGACCGACACGTCAGCGGACGTCCTCGAACAAGCCGCCGGATACGTCCTTTCGTATGCGAGCCAGCCCGTTCTCTCCGTCTGA
- a CDS encoding DHH family phosphoesterase, which produces MYDELIDSGDLPLARKSVLPGTGFFLPDSLEEDVEDEQVAAALEGAEVAVVADADADGLACVALIREAYDDVQQIPEPDEDDEDTADEPDRDATDADAAALEPDAPISEAEPTPHAVALIPASPHNVEDALARVAEYGDEGIDCYVCDLAPDRYEYVEDELEAALETAAHVAWYDHHQWDDEVADAVREAGVDLVVGDSEEECSADVVYRSLEYEFSAMYDELAAVTRDHDLWLREDPRSDDLADYAYWTDPAEYVEVVREYGVDLPEWVQEFIRERRVEKEALIDQAVTRAEFREIGGYTVGVTYGRCSQNEVAEAMREEGADASVVVKPAGSASIRGTDEFERCHEVAGKVNGGGHPKAAGCKPDIYDDMLDYANHWVTRGAVAKRTILNAFEAVVDEELEDDATDA; this is translated from the coding sequence ATGTACGACGAACTTATCGACAGCGGCGACCTGCCACTCGCCCGCAAGTCGGTTCTGCCGGGCACCGGGTTCTTTCTCCCCGACTCGCTCGAAGAAGACGTCGAAGACGAGCAGGTAGCCGCCGCACTCGAGGGGGCCGAGGTGGCGGTCGTCGCTGACGCTGACGCCGACGGTCTGGCCTGTGTCGCGTTGATCCGTGAGGCCTACGACGACGTCCAGCAGATTCCGGAGCCGGACGAAGACGACGAGGACACAGCCGACGAACCCGACCGGGATGCGACGGACGCCGACGCGGCTGCCCTCGAACCCGACGCGCCGATCTCCGAGGCCGAGCCAACACCCCACGCGGTCGCGCTTATCCCGGCGAGTCCGCACAACGTCGAGGACGCGCTCGCTCGCGTCGCCGAGTACGGCGACGAGGGCATCGATTGCTACGTGTGTGACCTCGCGCCGGACCGCTACGAGTACGTCGAAGACGAACTCGAGGCCGCACTCGAGACCGCGGCTCACGTCGCGTGGTACGACCACCACCAGTGGGACGACGAGGTTGCCGACGCAGTCCGCGAGGCGGGTGTCGACCTCGTCGTCGGCGACTCCGAGGAGGAGTGTTCGGCCGACGTCGTCTATCGGTCGCTCGAGTACGAGTTTTCGGCGATGTACGACGAACTGGCCGCGGTAACCCGCGACCACGACCTCTGGCTGCGCGAGGACCCCCGAAGCGACGACCTGGCGGATTACGCCTACTGGACCGACCCCGCGGAGTACGTCGAGGTCGTCCGCGAGTACGGCGTCGACCTCCCCGAGTGGGTCCAGGAGTTCATCCGTGAGCGACGCGTCGAGAAGGAGGCGCTGATCGACCAGGCCGTCACCCGCGCGGAGTTCCGCGAAATCGGTGGCTACACCGTCGGCGTCACCTACGGGCGCTGTTCGCAAAACGAGGTCGCCGAGGCCATGCGCGAGGAAGGGGCCGACGCGTCGGTGGTCGTCAAACCCGCGGGCTCGGCGTCCATCCGCGGCACCGACGAGTTCGAGCGTTGCCACGAGGTCGCTGGCAAGGTCAACGGTGGCGGCCACCCCAAGGCTGCGGGCTGTAAGCCGGACATCTACGACGACATGCTCGATTACGCAAACCACTGGGTCACCCGTGGTGCAGTCGCCAAGCGGACCATCCTGAACGCGTTCGAAGCCGTCGTCGACGAGGAACTCGAGGACGACGCGACCGACGCGTAA
- a CDS encoding L-threonylcarbamoyladenylate synthase, whose amino-acid sequence MDEDELERVATAIRNGELVVYPTETVYGLGADALDPDAVERVFDAKGRDRDKPISFAVPTFETAVEAGYVEASDRERAFADDFLPGPVTVLCARRELIPDVLTAGRDRVGVRVPDCEPALELCTRAGRPITATSANESGQPSARRVEEVSERVRDAAVVLDGGETPGTESTVVDVSSGTIHRRGALADEIEAWLESE is encoded by the coding sequence ATGGACGAGGACGAACTCGAGCGAGTCGCGACGGCGATCCGGAACGGTGAACTGGTCGTCTACCCGACCGAGACGGTCTACGGGCTCGGGGCGGACGCCCTCGACCCCGACGCCGTCGAGCGCGTCTTCGACGCCAAGGGACGGGACCGCGACAAACCGATCTCGTTCGCTGTCCCGACGTTCGAGACGGCCGTCGAGGCGGGCTACGTGGAGGCCTCCGATCGCGAACGGGCGTTCGCCGACGACTTCCTCCCGGGCCCCGTAACGGTGCTCTGTGCGCGCCGCGAGCTGATCCCCGACGTGCTCACCGCCGGTCGCGACCGCGTTGGCGTGCGCGTCCCCGACTGTGAGCCCGCCCTCGAGCTCTGTACCCGTGCCGGACGGCCGATCACGGCCACCAGCGCGAACGAGAGCGGCCAGCCGAGCGCCCGCCGCGTCGAGGAGGTGAGCGAGCGGGTTCGGGATGCCGCGGTCGTCCTCGACGGTGGCGAGACGCCCGGCACCGAGAGCACGGTCGTCGACGTCTCGAGCGGGACGATCCACCGACGGGGCGCGCTGGCCGACGAGATCGAAGCCTGGCTCGAGAGCGAGTAA
- a CDS encoding universal stress protein: protein MFDTVVVATDGSESVKRAVDVALDLAGRFGAEVHALSVVDASEVDASPEQLREELRTALETTADAALATVEDRTDQQVITAVRQGRPANEICEYAREVDADLVATGTRGRHGENRLLLGSVAERVVRTSPVPVLTVRQLEPADEANVDA from the coding sequence ATGTTCGATACGGTCGTGGTCGCAACCGACGGCTCGGAAAGCGTCAAACGGGCCGTCGACGTCGCGCTCGACCTCGCCGGCCGCTTCGGTGCCGAGGTCCACGCGCTTTCAGTCGTCGACGCCAGCGAGGTCGACGCCTCGCCCGAACAGCTCCGCGAGGAGTTACGAACCGCCCTCGAGACCACCGCCGACGCGGCACTCGCAACCGTCGAAGATCGCACTGATCAGCAAGTCATCACTGCGGTCCGTCAGGGTCGACCGGCCAACGAGATCTGTGAGTACGCCCGCGAGGTCGACGCCGATCTGGTCGCGACCGGAACGCGCGGCCGCCACGGTGAGAATCGGCTCCTGCTCGGGAGCGTCGCCGAACGTGTCGTCCGCACGTCGCCGGTGCCAGTGTTGACGGTTCGCCAGCTCGAGCCCGCCGACGAGGCGAACGTCGACGCCTGA
- a CDS encoding preprotein translocase subunit Sec61beta yields MDRGQNTGGLMSSAGLVRYFDAEDSNAILINPKTVIATGIMLGVLVQLLTFVS; encoded by the coding sequence ATGGATCGAGGACAGAATACCGGCGGACTCATGTCCAGTGCCGGGCTGGTCCGGTACTTCGACGCAGAGGACTCCAACGCGATTCTCATCAACCCCAAGACGGTCATCGCGACCGGTATCATGTTGGGCGTGCTGGTTCAGCTCCTGACGTTCGTCTCGTAA
- a CDS encoding flavodoxin domain-containing protein yields MSGLDNGSEPTILVCYGSSEGQTATVARRMRTALENEGHRVTLVDAAAHPADLEVGSFDGVIVGASIHGGSHQRPVTEFVRTNVDVLNRAPSAFFSVSLTAARETPAQRAPARGYIEEFLETTGWDPDATLVVAGALKYSQYGRLKRLLMRFLAGRSSGDTDTSRDYEYTDWEDVESFAREFATLLEPPTGSTG; encoded by the coding sequence ATGTCCGGGCTCGACAACGGCAGTGAGCCGACGATCCTCGTCTGTTATGGCTCGAGCGAGGGCCAGACCGCGACGGTCGCCAGACGAATGCGCACCGCACTCGAGAACGAGGGCCATCGCGTCACGCTGGTCGACGCTGCTGCCCACCCGGCGGACCTCGAAGTAGGATCGTTCGACGGCGTCATCGTCGGCGCATCGATCCACGGTGGAAGCCACCAGCGGCCGGTCACCGAGTTCGTTCGCACCAACGTCGACGTTCTGAACCGGGCTCCCTCGGCGTTCTTTTCGGTGAGTCTCACCGCGGCACGCGAAACGCCCGCCCAGCGAGCGCCAGCCAGGGGCTATATCGAGGAGTTCCTCGAGACGACCGGCTGGGATCCGGACGCGACGCTGGTCGTCGCTGGTGCGTTGAAATACAGCCAGTACGGGCGGCTCAAACGGCTCTTGATGCGCTTTCTCGCCGGCCGGTCGAGCGGCGACACCGACACCTCGCGGGACTACGAGTACACCGACTGGGAGGACGTAGAGTCGTTTGCACGCGAGTTCGCGACGCTGCTCGAGCCACCGACCGGCTCGACTGGTTGA
- a CDS encoding RNA-guided endonuclease InsQ/TnpB family protein: MKRTNTFAVRPLTDDDEQVLRDLLDASAALWNEINYQRLMRYNDEDGFDGDVWEADTGALEGKYKGVLGASTAQTVRRANTEAWRSFFRLKKKFHDESNNSVTEYPEPPGFRGNEDDGRVLKGVVRKDAYTVEWGDRSRLEMVVGKELRDKHSSPKSRLRLEVVGDPNWPDYEDQGRLELWYDETDCTFRASQPVTVSEETRDAPLADHKAALDIGANNLVACTTTTGEQYLYEGRELFQRFRETTREISRLQSKLREGRYSSERIRRLYRKRTRRRDHAQEALCRDLLERLHAEGVDTVYIGGLTDVLKTHWSVETNAKTHNFWAFKQFTERLVCTAEEYGISVEVRSEAWTSQECPQCGGTDQTIRHQDTLTCPCGFEGHADLTASETFLRRHQNSESSDWRTRHDVSRQRQTEKAVRPMARPVRFEWDSHEWLESPRSHRPKGQRTDPSTVHCDRNVASGKS; the protein is encoded by the coding sequence GTGAAGCGTACCAACACGTTCGCCGTGCGACCGCTCACCGACGACGATGAGCAGGTGCTACGGGACCTGTTGGACGCTTCCGCCGCTCTCTGGAACGAAATCAATTACCAGCGCCTCATGCGCTACAACGACGAGGACGGCTTCGACGGCGACGTGTGGGAGGCCGACACTGGCGCTCTCGAAGGCAAATACAAAGGCGTTCTCGGTGCGTCCACCGCTCAAACTGTCCGGCGAGCAAACACCGAAGCGTGGCGCTCGTTCTTTCGATTGAAAAAGAAGTTTCACGACGAGTCGAATAATTCAGTCACGGAATACCCGGAACCACCGGGTTTCCGTGGTAACGAGGACGACGGACGTGTTCTCAAAGGCGTTGTCCGAAAAGACGCATACACCGTCGAATGGGGCGACCGCTCCCGACTTGAGATGGTCGTCGGAAAGGAACTCCGAGACAAGCACAGCAGCCCGAAAAGTCGTCTCCGGCTAGAAGTCGTTGGCGACCCGAACTGGCCCGACTACGAAGACCAAGGCCGACTAGAACTGTGGTACGACGAGACTGATTGCACCTTCCGAGCTTCGCAACCCGTAACTGTTTCTGAGGAGACACGGGACGCTCCACTGGCCGACCACAAGGCTGCTCTGGACATTGGTGCAAACAATCTCGTCGCCTGTACCACGACGACCGGCGAGCAATATCTGTACGAGGGCCGGGAGTTGTTCCAGCGGTTCCGCGAGACGACGCGAGAAATCTCCCGATTACAGTCCAAGTTACGGGAAGGTCGATACAGTAGTGAGCGTATCCGGCGGCTGTACCGGAAACGGACTCGTCGCCGCGATCACGCCCAAGAAGCACTATGTCGTGACCTGCTCGAACGTCTGCATGCCGAAGGTGTGGATACGGTGTATATCGGTGGGCTGACCGACGTGCTCAAAACGCACTGGTCGGTCGAGACGAACGCCAAGACCCACAACTTCTGGGCGTTCAAACAATTCACCGAGCGACTGGTCTGTACCGCCGAGGAATACGGAATCTCGGTGGAAGTCAGGTCCGAGGCATGGACCAGCCAGGAGTGTCCGCAGTGCGGCGGCACAGACCAAACGATACGCCATCAAGACACGCTCACCTGCCCGTGTGGGTTCGAGGGGCACGCCGACCTTACAGCGTCAGAAACGTTCCTGAGACGTCATCAGAACTCGGAGAGTTCTGATTGGCGAACGAGACACGACGTGTCTCGTCAACGGCAGACAGAGAAGGCAGTCAGGCCGATGGCACGGCCCGTGCGGTTCGAGTGGGACAGCCACGAATGGCTGGAGTCACCACGCTCTCACCGTCCCAAAGGACAGCGCACAGACCCGAGTACCGTCCACTGTGACAGGAATGTTGCCTCCGGGAAATCGTAG
- the npdG gene encoding NADPH-dependent F420 reductase: MRIALLGGTGDIGEGLALRFARDTDHELLIGSRDPEKAREAVSEYEADLEHRGVDATLKGFVNEMAADRADIVVLSVPPYHVGDTVEAVADRLDEDTILVTPAVGMKGDADGLHYHPPGVGSVSELVANRAPDGVPVVGAYHNLAAGKLADLDVTFDLDTLVVGDDADAKKLVRDLSNEIEGLRALDAGPLANAAEVESVTPLVINIAKYNDDMHDVGVKWV, from the coding sequence ATGCGAATCGCACTACTCGGCGGCACCGGCGACATCGGCGAAGGACTGGCACTTCGGTTTGCGCGCGATACGGACCACGAACTCCTCATCGGCTCGCGCGATCCCGAGAAGGCCCGCGAGGCGGTTTCGGAGTACGAAGCCGACCTCGAGCACCGCGGCGTCGACGCCACCCTCAAGGGTTTCGTCAACGAGATGGCGGCCGACCGCGCCGACATCGTCGTCCTCTCGGTCCCGCCGTATCACGTCGGTGACACGGTCGAAGCCGTCGCCGACCGCCTCGACGAGGACACGATCCTCGTCACGCCCGCCGTCGGCATGAAAGGCGACGCGGACGGCCTGCACTATCACCCGCCGGGCGTCGGCAGCGTGAGCGAACTCGTCGCGAACCGCGCTCCCGACGGAGTTCCCGTCGTCGGTGCGTACCACAACCTCGCGGCCGGCAAACTCGCCGACCTCGACGTGACGTTCGACCTCGATACGCTCGTCGTCGGCGACGACGCCGACGCGAAGAAACTCGTTCGGGACCTCTCGAACGAGATCGAGGGGCTGCGCGCGCTCGATGCTGGCCCGCTAGCCAACGCTGCGGAGGTCGAGAGCGTCACGCCGCTGGTCATCAACATCGCGAAGTACAACGATGACATGCACGACGTCGGCGTGAAGTGGGTGTAA
- the pdxT gene encoding pyridoxal 5'-phosphate synthase glutaminase subunit PdxT, producing the protein MTLTAGVVAVQGDVEEHVAAIERAADERGLEANVYEISESGLAPDCDLLALPGGESTTISRLLHSEGIAPEIRDHVAAGKPLFATCAGLIVASSDAGDDRVDELGLVDVTVQRNAFGRQKDSFEAPLSVDGLADPFPAVFIRAPVIDEVGDAAVLATWDGRPVAIRDGPVVATSFHPELTLDSRVHGLALFENDDATLPALECDRPDR; encoded by the coding sequence ATGACACTCACTGCGGGCGTCGTCGCCGTCCAGGGCGACGTCGAAGAACACGTCGCCGCCATCGAGCGTGCGGCCGACGAGCGTGGACTCGAGGCCAACGTGTATGAGATCAGTGAGTCGGGGCTCGCTCCCGACTGCGATTTGCTCGCGCTTCCCGGCGGCGAGTCGACGACCATCTCACGACTACTCCACAGCGAGGGAATCGCCCCCGAAATCCGCGATCACGTCGCCGCGGGCAAACCATTGTTTGCGACCTGTGCCGGGTTGATCGTCGCCTCGAGCGACGCGGGAGACGACCGGGTTGACGAACTCGGGCTGGTCGACGTGACCGTCCAGCGCAACGCCTTCGGCCGCCAGAAAGACAGTTTCGAGGCACCGCTGTCAGTCGATGGTCTCGCCGACCCCTTTCCGGCGGTGTTCATCCGTGCGCCGGTCATCGACGAGGTGGGTGACGCTGCGGTACTCGCGACGTGGGACGGCCGCCCCGTCGCGATTCGCGACGGCCCGGTCGTCGCTACGTCCTTCCATCCCGAACTGACCCTCGACAGCCGCGTCCACGGACTGGCCCTCTTCGAGAACGACGACGCAACGCTGCCGGCGCTCGAGTGCGACCGCCCCGATCGGTAA
- a CDS encoding thioredoxin family protein — MTVTLKDFYADWCGPCKTQDPILEEVEDDWEGRFEVEKINVDEEQDVANEYQVRSLPTLVIENDDGIVERFVGVTQREDIEDALESAGA; from the coding sequence ATGACTGTCACACTGAAGGATTTCTACGCAGACTGGTGTGGCCCCTGCAAGACCCAGGACCCCATCCTCGAGGAGGTCGAGGACGACTGGGAGGGCCGTTTCGAGGTCGAGAAGATCAACGTCGACGAAGAACAGGACGTAGCCAACGAGTATCAGGTACGCTCGCTGCCGACGCTCGTCATCGAGAACGACGACGGCATCGTCGAGCGCTTCGTCGGCGTCACCCAGCGTGAGGACATCGAAGACGCCCTCGAGTCCGCCGGCGCCTAG
- a CDS encoding bifunctional nuclease family protein encodes MQASIDAVRVAGTPQGPVPVVVLAIDGEDDVVPIFIGFTEATSIARGLEAEDIGRPLTHDLLLDVMEELGSRIDRVVVSEIEQRGNGQGGTYIADLHVETPRGETVIDARPSDSLALAARTNVSIEVTEDVFDDGRDDSEKFSQLEDIRNVTGEM; translated from the coding sequence ATGCAGGCATCTATCGACGCGGTCCGCGTCGCGGGGACGCCCCAGGGACCGGTCCCGGTGGTCGTCCTGGCGATCGACGGCGAAGACGACGTCGTGCCGATCTTCATCGGCTTCACCGAGGCGACCAGCATCGCCCGCGGTCTCGAGGCCGAGGACATCGGCCGGCCACTGACCCACGACCTCTTACTCGACGTGATGGAGGAACTGGGTAGTCGGATCGACCGCGTCGTCGTCAGCGAGATCGAACAGCGCGGAAACGGCCAGGGCGGGACCTACATCGCCGATCTCCACGTCGAGACGCCTCGCGGAGAGACGGTCATCGACGCCCGTCCCAGCGACTCGCTCGCGCTTGCGGCGCGGACGAACGTCTCGATCGAGGTCACCGAGGACGTCTTCGACGACGGCCGAGACGACAGCGAGAAGTTCAGCCAGTTAGAAGACATTCGCAACGTCACCGGTGAAATGTAG
- a CDS encoding FAD-dependent oxidoreductase, whose product MADFSSDTDLPGEPTSPWLASTPAADVSRLESTESVDVAIVGAGIAGLSTAIELRERDVSVAVLERDRVATGVTGKTTAKLTSQHGRIYDHLRREFGRREASQYATLQEDAIDAVEDRIDELGIDCGFERVPSYLYGDDPEAIQRETDAARAAGLEASYVTSVPPFERAQAAVRFDDQAWFHPRAYLLAIAAQLRADEGASLYEGTRVTDVEPGRRPRVRTRSGTVRADQVVLATGFPILDRAGYFARMHPKRSYVLGLRLDGRHPEGMYYRSGDSYRSVRTHRDDEGDLLLVGGENHKTGQGGSTTERYRRLLRWARERFPIESVDYHWSTQDYVPVDRVPFVGRLGAGAECVFVATGFRGWGMTNGVAAGGLLAELLTGTEPPEADLFDPLRFTPKPSLGKTLSENADAASQFATNWARALFSPDLATLERGEGTVVRQGGRPVACARDADGEVHAVSAVCSHMACLVEWNDAECSWDCPCHGSRFAPDGEVLEGPANDDLAESPSSSLEEWD is encoded by the coding sequence ATGGCCGACTTTTCTTCCGACACCGACCTTCCCGGCGAACCGACCTCGCCCTGGCTGGCGAGTACGCCCGCAGCCGACGTCTCGAGACTCGAGTCCACCGAGTCGGTCGACGTCGCGATCGTCGGTGCCGGCATCGCCGGTCTCTCCACGGCGATCGAACTGCGCGAGCGGGACGTCTCCGTCGCGGTGCTCGAGCGCGACCGCGTGGCGACCGGCGTCACCGGGAAGACGACGGCCAAACTCACCAGCCAGCACGGCCGAATCTACGATCACCTCCGTCGGGAGTTCGGCCGCCGGGAGGCGAGCCAGTACGCCACCCTCCAGGAAGACGCCATCGACGCGGTCGAGGACCGTATCGACGAGCTGGGGATCGACTGTGGCTTCGAGCGCGTCCCCTCGTATCTCTACGGCGACGATCCCGAAGCGATCCAGCGCGAGACCGACGCCGCCCGGGCGGCCGGACTCGAGGCGAGTTACGTCACCTCGGTGCCACCGTTCGAGCGCGCCCAGGCGGCGGTCCGGTTCGACGACCAGGCCTGGTTTCACCCTCGAGCGTACCTGCTCGCAATCGCCGCGCAACTCCGGGCCGACGAGGGTGCGTCGCTTTACGAGGGGACGCGCGTTACCGACGTCGAGCCCGGACGCCGGCCCCGAGTGCGGACTCGATCGGGGACGGTGCGGGCGGATCAGGTCGTCCTCGCGACCGGGTTTCCGATCCTCGACCGGGCGGGCTACTTCGCGCGGATGCACCCGAAACGATCCTACGTCCTCGGCCTGCGACTCGACGGCCGCCACCCCGAGGGGATGTACTACCGCTCGGGAGACTCGTATCGGTCGGTTCGAACCCACCGCGACGACGAGGGTGACCTCCTGCTGGTCGGCGGCGAGAACCACAAGACGGGACAGGGTGGCTCGACGACCGAGCGCTACCGGCGACTGCTTCGCTGGGCACGCGAGCGATTCCCCATCGAGTCGGTCGACTACCACTGGTCGACCCAGGACTACGTTCCGGTCGACAGGGTCCCGTTCGTCGGCCGCCTCGGTGCTGGCGCGGAGTGCGTCTTCGTCGCGACCGGCTTTCGCGGCTGGGGGATGACCAACGGCGTCGCGGCCGGCGGACTGCTCGCGGAGCTTCTCACCGGCACGGAGCCGCCGGAAGCCGACCTCTTCGATCCGCTCCGATTTACGCCGAAGCCCTCCCTCGGGAAGACCCTCTCCGAGAACGCCGACGCCGCGAGCCAGTTCGCGACCAACTGGGCGCGCGCCCTCTTCTCGCCCGACCTCGCCACCCTCGAGCGCGGCGAGGGAACCGTCGTCCGCCAGGGTGGCCGTCCCGTCGCCTGCGCGCGCGACGCCGACGGCGAGGTGCACGCGGTCTCGGCGGTCTGTTCGCACATGGCCTGTCTCGTCGAGTGGAACGACGCCGAGTGTAGCTGGGACTGTCCCTGCCACGGCTCGCGATTCGCACCCGACGGCGAGGTGCTCGAGGGGCCGGCGAACGACGACCTCGCCGAATCCCCGTCCTCATCGCTCGAGGAGTGGGACTGA
- the hisE gene encoding phosphoribosyl-ATP diphosphatase, whose translation MEDTLEDLFAVIEDRKETLPEGSYTASLFTHEKGENAVLEKLGEETTELVLAAKDDDHDEIAYEAADIVYHLLVLLSMKEMDLADLEAELEARR comes from the coding sequence ATGGAGGATACGCTCGAAGACCTGTTTGCCGTGATCGAAGACCGCAAGGAAACGCTCCCCGAGGGCTCATACACCGCCTCGCTGTTCACCCACGAGAAAGGTGAGAACGCAGTGCTCGAGAAACTCGGCGAGGAGACCACCGAACTCGTGCTGGCCGCCAAAGACGACGACCACGACGAGATCGCCTACGAGGCCGCCGATATCGTCTACCACCTGCTCGTCTTGTTGTCGATGAAAGAGATGGACCTGGCCGACCTCGAGGCCGAACTCGAGGCGCGGCGCTGA